The Sporosarcina ureae genome includes a region encoding these proteins:
- the pstA gene encoding phosphate ABC transporter permease PstA translates to MSAKSKDRLATAGLYVIVGIIITTLAGLLGLVFVKGIPQLSWQFITSPPQIFKEGGGVGPQLFNSFYLLVLTLIISVPIAIGAGIYLAEYAKDHWIIRCIRVLIEVLSSLPSIVVGLFGFLFFVLYMGWGFSILSGAFALSVFNLPLLVRVVEQSIRNVPKSQREAGWALGFSKWETITTIILPAALPGIVTGVILASGRVFGEAAALIYTAGMSTPIIDFTNWNPLSPTSPLNPFRPAETMAVHIWKINGEGIMPDAAAISDGAAALLIISILFFNFASRIIGHLMFKKMSAN, encoded by the coding sequence ATGTCTGCGAAAAGTAAAGATCGACTCGCTACGGCTGGATTATATGTCATTGTAGGCATCATCATTACGACTTTGGCGGGGTTGCTTGGACTTGTCTTTGTAAAAGGTATTCCTCAGCTGAGCTGGCAATTCATCACCTCTCCTCCACAGATTTTTAAAGAGGGGGGAGGAGTAGGACCGCAACTATTTAATTCCTTTTATTTACTAGTTTTGACACTGATTATTTCAGTGCCGATTGCGATTGGTGCGGGTATTTATTTAGCAGAGTATGCAAAAGATCACTGGATCATCCGGTGTATTCGTGTACTGATAGAAGTACTTTCTTCACTCCCTTCCATAGTAGTAGGATTATTCGGATTCCTGTTTTTCGTATTGTATATGGGTTGGGGTTTTTCCATCTTGTCAGGTGCCTTCGCACTTTCTGTATTCAATTTACCTTTACTCGTGCGAGTCGTAGAGCAATCTATTCGTAATGTGCCGAAATCACAGCGCGAAGCAGGATGGGCACTCGGATTTTCAAAGTGGGAAACCATTACGACCATCATACTTCCAGCGGCACTGCCTGGCATTGTAACGGGCGTCATACTGGCATCAGGAAGGGTCTTTGGAGAAGCGGCAGCCTTGATTTATACAGCGGGAATGAGTACACCGATCATAGATTTCACTAATTGGAATCCATTGTCGCCAACATCTCCTTTAAATCCTTTTAGACCTGCAGAAACGATGGCGGTTCATATTTGGAAAATTAATGGAGAGGGAATCATGCCAGACGCAGCGGCCATCTCTGACGGAGCAGCGGCATTGTTAATTATCTCGATTTTATTCTTTAATTTCGCATCACGCATTATTGGCCATTTGATGTTTAAAAAAATGAGTGCCAATTAA
- the pstC gene encoding phosphate ABC transporter permease subunit PstC, with product MAKMIKEMEHPLYRKSNKMRMERFGKWLTFLSVALTAAITAAILFLVFSKGLSTFITNEGSVKDFFTGTTWNPAEVNSLGKPIIGALPFLVGSIAVTGISALLSAPLAIGAAIFMSEIAPRTGKRIMQPVIELLVGIPSVVYGFIGLTVVVPLLRDLFPGSGFGIAAGTIVLSVMILPTVTSLALDAIQSVPRSLREASLALGSTRWQMICKVVLKTAKPGLMMAIIFGMARAFGEALAVQMVIGNASVIPHSLFEPASTVTSILTMGMGYTVMGQVENNALWSLALVLLLMSLFFTITVRMIGKGKNS from the coding sequence ATGGCGAAGATGATCAAAGAGATGGAACATCCGTTGTACAGAAAGAGTAATAAAATGCGCATGGAGCGATTCGGCAAATGGCTTACTTTCCTGTCAGTCGCCCTGACGGCAGCCATCACCGCAGCCATTTTATTTCTAGTCTTTTCAAAAGGTTTATCCACCTTCATCACGAATGAGGGAAGTGTCAAAGATTTCTTTACAGGCACGACTTGGAACCCAGCGGAAGTAAATTCCCTGGGTAAACCAATTATTGGTGCATTACCCTTTCTAGTAGGTTCAATTGCAGTCACAGGTATATCTGCGTTACTATCCGCGCCGCTTGCAATTGGTGCTGCGATTTTCATGAGTGAGATTGCACCGAGAACAGGAAAGAGGATCATGCAACCGGTGATTGAACTGTTAGTAGGCATTCCTTCAGTTGTTTATGGATTTATCGGGCTAACTGTCGTAGTACCACTTTTACGCGATCTATTTCCTGGTAGCGGATTTGGGATTGCGGCAGGAACGATTGTGTTATCTGTCATGATTTTACCGACAGTCACAAGTTTAGCGTTGGATGCTATTCAGTCGGTGCCACGTTCATTACGTGAAGCATCGCTAGCGCTAGGTTCAACAAGATGGCAAATGATTTGTAAAGTGGTACTGAAAACGGCGAAACCCGGCTTGATGATGGCGATTATTTTCGGAATGGCACGGGCGTTTGGTGAAGCTCTAGCTGTACAAATGGTCATTGGGAATGCTTCGGTCATTCCACATTCATTATTTGAACCAGCCTCTACCGTTACGAGTATTTTAACAATGGGCATGGGGTATACCGTAATGGGGCAAGTAGAAAATAATGCGCTTTGGTCACTTGCACTTGTACTTTTACTGATGTCGCTATTTTTCACGATCACAGTACGCATGATTGGAAAGGGGAAAAATAGCTAA
- a CDS encoding DUF368 domain-containing protein, with the protein MEWRNLYRGFLMGISDLVPGVSGGTIAFILGIYDQLLISISGFFSKDWKKHIGFLVPLGIGMGATIILFSKVISYLLKHYHEPTQYFFLGLIVGVIPFVSKQAGLRKSFKFHHIVFMLVVAGALASTAFINPIDPITITHLTVKNTVILFLSGWAGSMAMLLPGVSGSFVLLLIGVYATVITAISDFNIPIIIATGCGIAFGFIISSKLIRYLLSNFHTGMFAVIMGLIIGSVFVIFPGMPESGTPFVMSVIAIVLGLLIANILNGVGDKA; encoded by the coding sequence ATGGAATGGAGAAATTTATATCGTGGGTTTTTGATGGGCATCAGTGACCTAGTTCCTGGCGTAAGTGGCGGAACGATTGCATTTATATTAGGGATCTATGATCAGTTGCTTATTTCAATAAGCGGATTTTTTAGTAAAGATTGGAAGAAACATATCGGATTCCTCGTACCTCTTGGTATCGGAATGGGCGCAACGATCATTCTATTTAGTAAAGTGATCTCGTATTTACTGAAGCATTATCATGAACCTACGCAATACTTCTTTTTAGGGTTAATTGTAGGTGTCATTCCATTTGTTTCTAAGCAAGCTGGATTGAGAAAGAGCTTTAAATTTCATCATATTGTTTTCATGTTAGTAGTCGCAGGCGCACTAGCTTCTACTGCTTTTATAAATCCTATTGATCCCATAACGATTACACATCTGACAGTTAAAAATACCGTTATTTTATTCTTATCTGGTTGGGCAGGTAGTATGGCGATGCTGTTGCCAGGAGTGAGTGGATCTTTTGTTTTACTATTGATAGGTGTTTATGCAACAGTCATTACGGCTATTTCAGACTTTAATATACCGATTATTATCGCCACAGGATGTGGGATAGCTTTTGGATTTATAATTAGCAGTAAATTAATACGCTACCTACTTTCCAATTTCCATACCGGAATGTTTGCCGTAATCATGGGATTAATCATCGGATCGGTTTTTGTGATTTTCCCAGGCATGCCTGAAAGTGGTACGCCGTTTGTCATGAGTGTGATTGCCATTGTCCTTGGTCTTTTGATTGCCAATATATTAAATGGTGTAGGCGATAAAGCGTAG
- the pstB gene encoding phosphate ABC transporter ATP-binding protein PstB, whose amino-acid sequence MHVVETIERSAIQTEDVQFYYGAHHALKNINLKFEEKKITALIGPSGCGKSTFLRTMNRMNDLIPGVRTEGAIWIGKENIIDSSIDPVELRKKVGMVFQHASVFPFSIYENIAYGPRIHGERNKKVLDEIVEENLRAAALWDEVKDQLDQSATGLSGGQQQRLTIARTLATKPEIVLMDEPTSALDPISTAKVEELIKTLKKHYTIIIVTHNMQQAARISDFTAFFLNGEVKEYGQTDTIFNNPQFSETKDYIAGKFG is encoded by the coding sequence ATGCATGTTGTAGAAACTATAGAACGGTCAGCCATTCAAACGGAAGATGTACAATTTTATTATGGTGCGCATCACGCGCTAAAAAATATCAATCTGAAGTTTGAAGAAAAGAAAATCACTGCGCTTATAGGACCGTCAGGGTGTGGAAAATCCACTTTTTTACGGACAATGAATCGCATGAATGACTTGATTCCCGGTGTGAGGACAGAAGGAGCCATTTGGATCGGTAAAGAAAATATTATAGATTCATCTATTGATCCCGTGGAGTTGCGAAAGAAAGTAGGAATGGTCTTTCAACATGCATCCGTCTTTCCATTTTCGATTTATGAAAACATTGCGTATGGACCGCGTATTCATGGAGAAAGAAATAAAAAGGTGCTGGATGAAATCGTAGAAGAGAATCTACGCGCTGCTGCTCTATGGGACGAAGTGAAAGATCAATTGGACCAATCTGCGACAGGTCTTTCAGGTGGGCAACAGCAACGGTTAACCATTGCACGCACATTAGCGACCAAGCCGGAGATAGTATTAATGGATGAACCCACTTCAGCCTTAGATCCAATCTCTACGGCCAAAGTCGAAGAATTAATCAAAACGTTAAAGAAGCATTATACGATTATCATCGTCACGCATAATATGCAACAAGCCGCTAGAATCTCTGATTTCACTGCATTCTTCCTAAATGGAGAAGTAAAAGAATATGGACAGACAGACACCATATTTAACAACCCGCAATTTTCTGAGACGAAAGATTATATAGCAGGAAAATTTGGTTGA
- a CDS encoding polysaccharide deacetylase family protein codes for MKDTNRKRRSVWIDRALIITIISLVSITLLLIVNVMKNKEASPAKQVTHEVIPAPKQEVSVESRTSPYPGIKMLTEKTDDSQYPFVIRYPQTEYDPFNQQVLDYVDELKMTYAAQQQKKNRVSRLDVSFETLQHLSGNYSFVMQAVTYFADQDSQTEIQTFHINPETGNELTIEDIVDHNLEKLKRMASVVRNEIHHSPSLEDDVITESVWHPTEPMWVNYRNFALTDDSLNLYFGTGEFTKRQAGPATVEIPLRKLNPFLAKEFQVATDDAEKEKTIALTFDDGPDPNYTVRILQTLEKYDAKATFFMLGNRVNAYPDIAKKVAEAGHEIGNHSWNHPSLTGIPDELLQSEVKGTSDIIEAVIGQPATVFRPPYGAVDDRVRESTKLPVVLWNVDTLDWEHHDPELLLEHITKDTRAGSIILMHDIHESTADGLDAVLENLQSQGYKFVTVSEMDDY; via the coding sequence ATGAAAGATACAAATAGAAAACGTCGATCAGTTTGGATCGATAGAGCATTAATTATTACAATCATATCATTGGTATCTATTACGCTACTATTAATTGTAAATGTTATGAAAAATAAAGAAGCTAGCCCTGCTAAACAGGTAACACATGAAGTCATCCCTGCACCGAAACAGGAAGTGTCGGTAGAGTCAAGGACATCACCTTACCCAGGCATTAAAATGTTGACAGAGAAAACGGATGACTCGCAGTATCCTTTTGTCATTCGTTATCCGCAAACAGAGTACGATCCCTTTAATCAGCAGGTGTTAGACTATGTAGATGAATTGAAAATGACATATGCCGCTCAGCAACAAAAGAAAAACAGGGTGTCCAGGTTAGATGTATCTTTTGAAACGCTACAGCATCTATCGGGGAATTATTCTTTTGTCATGCAAGCCGTTACGTATTTTGCTGATCAAGATAGTCAAACGGAAATCCAAACGTTTCATATCAATCCTGAAACAGGGAACGAGCTAACAATTGAAGATATTGTGGATCATAATCTGGAGAAACTCAAACGGATGGCGAGTGTCGTGCGAAACGAAATACATCATAGTCCATCGTTAGAAGATGATGTGATTACGGAAAGTGTTTGGCATCCTACTGAGCCGATGTGGGTTAACTATCGTAACTTCGCCTTAACAGACGATTCACTCAATCTTTATTTTGGTACTGGTGAATTCACCAAAAGGCAAGCTGGGCCGGCAACAGTAGAAATCCCACTACGAAAATTGAATCCATTCTTAGCAAAAGAATTCCAAGTAGCAACAGATGATGCTGAAAAGGAAAAAACCATTGCTCTAACGTTTGATGATGGTCCAGATCCAAATTATACGGTTAGGATATTGCAAACACTTGAGAAATACGATGCAAAAGCTACATTCTTTATGCTAGGTAATCGGGTAAATGCCTACCCTGACATTGCCAAGAAAGTAGCCGAAGCGGGTCATGAGATAGGTAATCACTCATGGAATCATCCTTCATTAACAGGTATACCCGATGAACTTCTTCAAAGTGAAGTAAAAGGTACATCGGATATTATTGAAGCGGTAATTGGGCAGCCGGCAACTGTGTTTAGGCCTCCATACGGTGCGGTAGATGATCGAGTGCGAGAAAGCACAAAATTACCTGTAGTTTTATGGAATGTAGATACTTTGGACTGGGAGCATCATGATCCGGAGCTGTTATTAGAACATATTACAAAAGATACACGTGCAGGTAGTATAATTTTAATGCATGATATTCATGAATCCACAGCAGATGGACTGGACGCGGTACTTGAAAATTTGCAGTCTCAAGGCTATAAATTCGTGACTGTATCTGAAATGGATGATTATTAA
- a CDS encoding response regulator transcription factor has product MKKVLVVEDEQSIATLLQYNLEQAGYTVYIARDGNTAISMTLSEEPDLLLLDIMLPGMDGMDVCRRLRQEKIHTPILMLTAKGDEFDKVLGLELGADDYLTKPFSPREVLARVKAILRRIELQDSVQAKELEEELSNGSLLVHPDRIEAFLDGSPLELTPKEFELLLYLMRHSGKVLHREQLLNAIWNYDYTGDSRIVDVHISHLREKIEPDTKSPVYIKTVRGFGYKFEEVTN; this is encoded by the coding sequence ATGAAAAAGGTCTTGGTTGTGGAAGATGAACAGTCAATAGCAACTCTTTTGCAGTACAACTTGGAGCAGGCAGGATATACCGTTTACATAGCCCGAGATGGTAATACAGCAATTTCTATGACACTATCTGAAGAACCGGATTTACTGTTGCTTGATATTATGCTGCCAGGAATGGATGGCATGGATGTATGCAGAAGGCTTCGCCAAGAAAAGATTCATACACCTATTTTAATGTTGACAGCGAAAGGTGATGAATTCGACAAAGTCCTTGGACTCGAACTGGGAGCAGATGACTACCTAACAAAGCCATTTAGTCCGCGAGAGGTACTTGCTCGTGTGAAAGCCATCTTGCGCAGAATAGAGTTACAGGATTCAGTACAGGCGAAAGAACTGGAAGAGGAACTTAGTAATGGAAGTTTACTAGTTCATCCAGATCGAATTGAAGCCTTTTTAGATGGAAGCCCTTTAGAACTGACACCAAAAGAATTTGAACTGCTTTTATACTTAATGCGACATTCTGGTAAGGTATTACACCGCGAGCAGTTGCTGAATGCGATTTGGAATTATGACTATACTGGAGATTCTCGTATCGTAGATGTTCATATCAGTCACCTAAGGGAAAAGATTGAACCGGATACAAAAAGTCCAGTGTATATTAAGACTGTCAGAGGATTTGGTTATAAATTTGAAGAAGTAACAAACTGA
- a CDS encoding phosphate ABC transporter substrate-binding protein PstS family protein — protein MRKRNRITVLAFVLLCIGVIAGCSSTKASDSEKGKAKQETEPIMAVGSSALQPLVEAAAQQYSEKNPGSVINVQGGGSGTGLSKISEGAVDIGNSDIFAEEKEGVDASNLVDHKVAVVGMGPVSHPETGVEDITSEELIGIFTGEIKNWKELGGVDQEIIVINRAKGSGTRATFETFALQGKEPIDAQEQDSSGTVRKIVGETPGAISYLAFSYFDHTTTALKVNGVTPNRTSVESNEWEIWAYQHMYTNGEAKGLAKELIEYMLSEEVQEVLLPEMGYLPVTGMQVERDAEGTVTKK, from the coding sequence ATGAGGAAACGTAATCGAATAACCGTATTGGCATTTGTTTTACTTTGTATAGGGGTGATCGCAGGTTGTAGTAGTACAAAAGCAAGTGATAGTGAAAAAGGAAAAGCTAAGCAAGAAACTGAACCCATCATGGCGGTAGGTTCAAGTGCACTACAACCTTTAGTAGAAGCAGCAGCACAGCAGTATTCGGAAAAAAATCCAGGATCGGTCATTAACGTCCAAGGTGGAGGGAGCGGTACTGGATTAAGCAAAATTAGCGAAGGTGCAGTAGATATAGGAAACTCGGATATATTCGCAGAAGAAAAAGAAGGCGTGGACGCGAGTAACTTAGTCGATCATAAAGTGGCGGTTGTTGGAATGGGGCCAGTAAGTCACCCAGAGACAGGTGTAGAAGATATTACGTCTGAAGAATTGATTGGCATCTTTACAGGGGAAATCAAAAATTGGAAAGAGCTTGGCGGAGTGGATCAAGAAATTATTGTTATCAACCGTGCAAAAGGATCCGGAACACGTGCGACGTTTGAAACATTTGCATTGCAAGGAAAAGAACCAATCGATGCGCAAGAACAGGATTCATCCGGTACGGTACGCAAGATTGTTGGTGAAACACCGGGAGCCATTAGCTACTTAGCTTTCTCGTATTTCGATCATACGACTACCGCTTTAAAAGTCAACGGTGTAACACCGAACCGTACAAGTGTCGAGTCCAATGAATGGGAAATTTGGGCGTATCAACACATGTATACAAACGGTGAAGCGAAAGGTTTAGCGAAAGAATTGATTGAATATATGTTGTCGGAAGAAGTGCAGGAAGTTCTGCTTCCAGAAATGGGTTACTTACCGGTAACAGGTATGCAAGTAGAACGAGATGCAGAAGGAACTGTTACGAAAAAATGA
- the pstB gene encoding phosphate ABC transporter ATP-binding protein PstB, with translation MKTDRTKLVDSPDFQRHSVLETTNLSVYYGEHCAVDQVSLIFPKHSVTALIGPSGCGKSTFLRSINRMNDDIDNCRTEGEIFYQGVDLHSPQVNVHEIRKQIGMVFQRPVPFATSIFKNVAAGPMRDGVKDKKELQRIVEDSLKKAALWEEVKDQLHTSALSLSGGQQQRLCIARALAMQPSILLLDEPASALDPVSTAKIEELISQLKKDYTIVIVTHNMQQAARISDEVAYFYMGRVMEHGPTEQIFTTPRHEQTAHYINGRIG, from the coding sequence ATGAAAACCGATAGAACTAAACTGGTTGACAGTCCGGACTTTCAACGCCATTCCGTGTTGGAAACTACTAATTTGTCGGTGTATTACGGTGAGCATTGTGCAGTGGATCAAGTCAGCTTAATATTCCCCAAACACTCTGTAACGGCATTAATTGGTCCATCAGGGTGTGGGAAATCTACTTTTCTACGTTCTATTAATCGAATGAATGATGACATAGACAATTGCCGTACAGAAGGAGAAATCTTTTATCAAGGGGTAGACTTGCACTCACCTCAAGTGAATGTACATGAAATACGCAAACAGATTGGAATGGTATTTCAACGACCTGTGCCATTCGCTACATCTATTTTTAAGAATGTGGCAGCGGGACCCATGCGAGACGGAGTGAAGGATAAGAAGGAATTACAAAGAATTGTGGAAGATAGTCTGAAAAAGGCGGCTCTTTGGGAAGAAGTAAAAGATCAATTACATACATCTGCCTTAAGTCTTTCAGGTGGCCAGCAACAACGTCTATGTATCGCGAGAGCACTTGCGATGCAACCCAGTATTTTATTACTCGACGAACCTGCTTCTGCACTGGATCCTGTGTCTACGGCGAAAATCGAAGAACTGATTTCACAGTTAAAAAAAGATTATACGATTGTGATCGTCACACATAATATGCAACAAGCTGCACGTATTTCGGATGAAGTAGCCTATTTTTACATGGGGCGTGTGATGGAACATGGTCCCACTGAACAGATTTTCACTACTCCACGTCATGAACAAACGGCACATTACATCAATGGACGCATTGGATAG
- a CDS encoding NADP-dependent oxidoreductase, whose amino-acid sequence MTQEMYREIHLANRPKGLPTMKTFDFVEKPMPELQDHQVLVRTLYVSVDPYMRGGMIDAKSYIPPFKLNEVITGGVVGEVTKSTSDSFKPGDLVVGNLNWAEYTAAAEQEVRKIDPHIAPITTHLGILGMTGLTAYFGLLDIGKPQEGETVVVSGAAGAVGSVVGQIAKMKGAKVIGIAGSQEKIEYVKNELGFDEAVNYKLDSFKEDLATAAADGVDVYFDNVGGEVTDAVFTLLNKHARIALCGAISSYNKEEQDIGPRLQSTMIKTSALMKGFTVGDYATDFATASADLGKWLSEGQLKYEETIVEGFDNIPHAFLGLFDGTNLGKQLVKVADYETTKR is encoded by the coding sequence ATGACACAAGAGATGTACAGAGAAATTCATTTAGCTAACCGACCAAAAGGCTTGCCTACTATGAAAACGTTCGATTTTGTGGAAAAGCCGATGCCTGAACTACAAGACCATCAAGTTCTTGTTCGCACGCTATATGTATCGGTTGACCCCTACATGCGAGGAGGAATGATAGATGCAAAATCTTATATTCCCCCATTTAAACTGAATGAAGTGATTACCGGTGGAGTTGTGGGTGAGGTCACAAAATCTACTTCCGATTCATTCAAACCCGGAGATTTGGTTGTAGGGAACTTGAATTGGGCAGAGTATACGGCAGCTGCTGAGCAAGAAGTACGTAAAATTGATCCACATATCGCGCCAATTACTACACATTTAGGAATTCTCGGCATGACAGGCCTCACTGCATACTTCGGGTTACTCGATATCGGTAAACCTCAAGAAGGTGAAACAGTCGTCGTTTCCGGTGCTGCTGGGGCAGTTGGTTCAGTAGTGGGCCAAATCGCTAAAATGAAAGGTGCCAAAGTAATCGGAATTGCAGGTTCACAAGAGAAGATCGAGTACGTAAAAAATGAACTCGGCTTTGACGAGGCAGTCAATTATAAACTGGATAGCTTTAAAGAAGACTTAGCTACAGCTGCAGCTGACGGTGTAGATGTCTATTTCGACAATGTCGGTGGTGAAGTGACGGATGCTGTCTTTACATTACTCAATAAACACGCACGAATTGCACTATGTGGCGCTATTTCTTCTTACAATAAAGAAGAGCAAGATATAGGGCCTCGTCTTCAATCTACGATGATCAAAACGAGCGCGTTGATGAAAGGCTTTACTGTAGGAGATTATGCAACAGACTTCGCTACTGCATCTGCTGATTTAGGTAAATGGCTATCAGAAGGCCAATTGAAGTATGAAGAAACAATTGTAGAAGGCTTCGACAATATTCCACATGCATTTCTTGGTTTATTTGATGGAACAAATTTAGGTAAGCAACTAGTCAAAGTCGCTGATTATGAAACAACAAAGCGATAA
- a CDS encoding rhodanese-related sulfurtransferase translates to MEKKDYRVLLFYKYVTIEEPEEFAASHLEFCKETGLKGRILVGAEGINGTCSGTIEQTDAYMEHMKADPRFADVWFKIDETDGHAFKKMHVRFRPEIVNLSLPEDVNPLELTGEYLEPEEFLQQMQDENTVVLDARNDYEYDLGHFRGAIRPDIENFRDLPEWVIENKEQLEGKKILAYCTGGIRCEKFTGWLKREGFEDVAHLHGGIVSYGKDPKAKGQLWDGQCYVFDERIAVPINQVEHVIVGRDHFDGTPCERYVNCANPECNAKILCSEENEHFYMRSCSDDCRTHPRNRYFVEHDMTVDEYDARMAKIEASRASETIS, encoded by the coding sequence ATGGAAAAGAAAGACTATCGAGTATTATTGTTTTATAAGTATGTAACGATTGAGGAGCCTGAAGAGTTTGCGGCTTCACACTTGGAATTCTGTAAAGAAACCGGATTAAAAGGGCGTATTCTTGTAGGCGCTGAAGGCATCAATGGTACTTGTTCCGGAACAATTGAACAAACAGACGCGTATATGGAACATATGAAAGCTGATCCACGTTTTGCTGATGTATGGTTTAAAATTGATGAAACAGATGGCCACGCATTCAAAAAAATGCACGTTCGCTTCCGTCCGGAGATTGTCAATCTTAGCTTACCTGAAGATGTGAATCCGTTAGAACTTACAGGTGAATATTTAGAACCTGAAGAGTTCTTACAGCAAATGCAAGATGAAAACACCGTTGTATTAGATGCTCGTAATGATTATGAGTATGACCTAGGTCATTTCCGTGGTGCGATTCGCCCGGATATTGAAAACTTCCGTGATCTTCCAGAATGGGTAATTGAAAATAAAGAACAGCTTGAAGGCAAGAAGATTCTTGCGTATTGTACGGGTGGAATTCGTTGTGAGAAGTTCACTGGCTGGTTGAAACGCGAAGGTTTTGAAGATGTAGCGCATTTGCACGGCGGTATTGTTTCTTACGGTAAAGACCCTAAAGCAAAAGGACAGTTATGGGACGGTCAATGCTACGTGTTTGATGAGCGGATCGCAGTTCCAATCAACCAAGTAGAGCATGTCATCGTAGGACGCGATCATTTTGATGGCACGCCTTGTGAGCGCTATGTAAACTGTGCAAATCCTGAGTGCAATGCGAAAATTCTATGTTCAGAAGAAAATGAACACTTCTATATGCGCAGTTGTTCAGACGATTGCCGTACACATCCTCGTAATCGTTATTTTGTGGAACACGATATGACAGTAGATGAATACGACGCACGAATGGCGAAAATTGAAGCTTCACGTGCAAGCGAAACAATTTCTTAA
- a CDS encoding DUF6509 family protein — MQIINHKVQELVDPTGIIDGQRYEFLLTVKFDEEDELFNEEGTGLRMLYSAKDGQRKMLTYQFYELATESPFDVEWDEEEQTLAEQYCMEHFPEI, encoded by the coding sequence ATGCAAATAATCAATCATAAAGTACAAGAACTGGTCGATCCGACAGGTATTATCGATGGTCAGCGCTACGAATTCCTATTGACAGTTAAGTTTGATGAAGAAGATGAACTGTTCAATGAAGAGGGTACTGGCTTACGTATGTTATATTCTGCGAAGGATGGCCAGCGAAAGATGTTAACCTACCAATTTTATGAATTGGCAACGGAAAGTCCATTTGACGTTGAATGGGACGAAGAAGAACAAACGTTAGCAGAGCAATACTGCATGGAACATTTTCCTGAGATCTGA
- a CDS encoding NAD(P)/FAD-dependent oxidoreductase, translated as MNHEIVDITIIGGGPTGLFSSFYAGMREMSVKIIDSLPQLGGQLIELYPDKYIYDVGGFPKILAKDLVANLVTQAHYAKPEICLGEAAMSIEKKDDHFVLTTDKGQHLTRTILLTAGIGAFQPRKIGLKEEPTFEGKTLHYGIKDLSMFKDQNICVCGGGDSALDWALMLEDIASQVTLVHRRERFTAHETSVNQLRESSVNILTSHAVSELQGDGDTLDKVILKEKDGSVKELEFDHVVVNYGNISSLGPLKDWGLDMERNSIVVNSRMETNIEGIYAAGDVTTYDGKVKLIAVGMGEAPVAISHAKAFLDPKAKVQPLHSTSIFG; from the coding sequence ATGAATCATGAAATAGTGGATATTACGATTATCGGCGGAGGTCCAACTGGATTATTTTCTTCGTTCTATGCGGGTATGCGTGAAATGTCTGTTAAAATTATCGATAGTTTGCCGCAGCTTGGTGGCCAATTGATCGAGCTATATCCAGATAAATATATTTATGATGTTGGCGGATTCCCTAAAATTTTGGCAAAAGATTTAGTGGCAAACTTAGTAACACAAGCGCACTATGCAAAACCTGAAATTTGTTTAGGGGAAGCGGCAATGTCCATCGAAAAGAAGGACGATCACTTTGTTTTAACGACAGATAAAGGTCAGCATTTGACACGTACTATTTTATTGACTGCAGGAATCGGTGCTTTTCAACCACGTAAAATCGGATTGAAAGAAGAACCTACTTTTGAAGGCAAAACATTACACTATGGTATAAAAGACTTGTCTATGTTTAAAGATCAAAACATCTGTGTTTGTGGTGGGGGAGACTCTGCACTGGACTGGGCATTGATGCTTGAAGATATCGCAAGTCAAGTTACACTAGTTCACCGTAGAGAGCGTTTCACTGCGCATGAAACCAGTGTGAATCAACTTCGCGAATCTAGTGTCAATATTTTAACTTCGCATGCTGTCAGTGAATTACAGGGTGACGGAGACACATTGGATAAAGTGATATTGAAAGAAAAAGATGGCAGCGTGAAAGAACTTGAATTCGATCATGTTGTAGTGAACTACGGCAATATTTCTTCACTCGGCCCATTGAAAGACTGGGGCTTAGATATGGAGCGTAATTCTATTGTAGTCAACTCTCGCATGGAAACGAATATCGAAGGCATTTATGCAGCTGGTGATGTCACAACATACGACGGCAAAGTGAAATTGATTGCGGTAGGTATGGGCGAAGCACCGGTTGCCATCAGCCACGCGAAAGCGTTCCTAGATCCGAAAGCTAAAGTGCAGCCGTTGCACAGTACGAGCATCTTCGGTTAA